In Cellvibrio polysaccharolyticus, a genomic segment contains:
- a CDS encoding SIMPL domain-containing protein: MKPVIFFCIAFFASSLAIASPLPDKPHIYIEGSAEIEVIPNQMTISLGLSAENEDVGAAKQDVDKRSTSLLATLKSLAIESRDIATTALQVTPVYDYVEGKQVPRGSRVYRQVEVTLRNLENYGPLMQALVDAELSNTVDTRLAVTDEKAVSDEALVKALEDARARATNLVTSQGKKLGDVYSISEFDLRREETYFLTPNREVYGNAASVSATADRLMKSGEPFEPGVIRAKAKVYVVYLIK; encoded by the coding sequence ATGAAGCCTGTAATTTTTTTCTGTATTGCCTTCTTTGCTTCCTCACTGGCTATTGCCTCGCCACTGCCAGACAAGCCCCATATCTACATTGAGGGCTCTGCAGAAATAGAAGTTATTCCCAACCAGATGACCATCAGCCTCGGGCTGAGTGCCGAAAATGAGGACGTTGGTGCGGCCAAGCAGGACGTTGACAAACGCTCTACCAGCCTGCTGGCAACACTGAAATCGCTCGCTATTGAGTCCCGCGATATTGCCACCACCGCCTTGCAGGTTACCCCGGTGTACGATTACGTAGAAGGCAAACAGGTGCCGCGTGGCAGCCGGGTTTATCGCCAGGTGGAGGTGACCTTGCGCAACCTGGAAAATTACGGTCCGCTGATGCAAGCGCTGGTGGATGCCGAGCTGTCCAACACCGTTGATACGCGCCTGGCCGTTACCGATGAAAAAGCCGTTAGCGATGAAGCGCTGGTGAAAGCACTGGAAGATGCCCGTGCAAGAGCAACCAATCTGGTAACGTCACAAGGTAAAAAACTGGGTGATGTTTATTCCATTTCCGAATTCGATCTGCGCCGGGAAGAGACTTATTTTCTGACCCCCAATCGCGAAGTGTATGGCAATGCCGCCAGTGTGAGTGCGACGGCTGACCGGTTGATGAAATCCGGAGAGCCTTTCGAGCCGGGCGTGATTCGTGCAAAAGCCAAAGTGTATGTTGTTTATTTGATCAAATGA